The proteins below come from a single Aegilops tauschii subsp. strangulata cultivar AL8/78 chromosome 6, Aet v6.0, whole genome shotgun sequence genomic window:
- the LOC141025783 gene encoding uncharacterized protein: MIEVGNYGEILSDDTIHALQLLDPPAAQEPECCSPYHHAVSDEEAPSTMRLRAQVGDQVMLLLVDSGSTHSFFSESFLSRLSVETEPLPPVSVRGGNGQHMHCDKIVRSLPWEVPGHTFHTDLRVLQLSAYDGVLGMDWLSQHNPMNCHWQLKTISFQVDDKTVHLPGVRTTDLPPITESDAYELQHMEIANDIWTTTLVTVVRMDKPEPTPIPPNIQKLLSEYKDVFAEPCTLPPCRQYDHSINLEPDSTPINTKPYRYSPTQKDEIEKQVQDMLQSGVIAHSSSPYAAPVLLINLRAGYHQIRMREEDEENTAFKTHHGNYHFV; encoded by the exons ATGATCGAGGTGGGCAACTACGGCGAAATTCTGTCAGATGACACAATACATGCTCTGCAACTGCTCGACCCACCAGCAGCTCAAGAACCAGAGTGCTGTTCGCCATATCACCATGCCGTCTCCGATGAGGAAGCACCCTCTACCATGCGTCTCCGAGCTCAAGTAGGGGATCAAGTGATGTTGTTGTTGGTCGATTCAGGCAGTACCCACAGTTTCTTCAGCGAGTCATTCCTCTCACGGTTGTCTGTCGAAACTGAACCTCTGCCGCCAGTCTCTGTTCGTGGTGGTAATGGCCAACACATGCATTGTGACAAGATTGTCAGATCACTTCCATGGGAAGTGCCCGGACACACCTTCCACACTGATCTGCGTGTGCTCCAACTCAGTGCGTATGACGGggtactaggcatggattggctgtCGCAGCACAACCCTATGAACTGTCACTGGCAACTGAAGACGATCTCCTTCCAGGTTGACGATAAAACAGTGCATCTCCCAGGTGTCAGAACCACGGACCTTCCCCCGATCACCGAATCAGATGCTTATGAGCTCCAGCACATGGAAATCGCAAACGACATATGGACAACAACACTTGTGACAGTGGTGCGGATGGACAAGCCTGAACCAACACCCATACCACCAAACATTCAGAAGCTGCTCTCTGAATACAAGGACGTCTTCGCCGAGCCCTGCACACTGCCACCCTGTCGACAGTATGATCATAGCATCAATCTGGAGCCAGACAGTACACCCATTAACACCAAACCCTATCGCTATTCACCTACTCAGAAAGACGAGATAGAGAAGCAAGTTCAAGATATGCTGCAGTCAGGAGTGATCGCTCATAGCTCGAGCCCGTATGCTGCTCCAGTGCTACTG ATCAATCTCCGAGCCGGCTACCACCAAATACGCATGCGCGAAGAAGATGAGGAAAATACTGCTTTCAAGACGCACCACGGGAATTATCATTTCGTGTGA